One genomic region from Molothrus aeneus isolate 106 chromosome 24, BPBGC_Maene_1.0, whole genome shotgun sequence encodes:
- the STRIP1 gene encoding striatin-interacting protein 1 isoform X4, which translates to MAAALPRLSLPLPREEGGYSESPDLEFEYADTDKWTAELSELYSYTEGPEFLLNRKCFEEDFRIHMRDKKWPELERTQHRTHAMRLLDGLEVTARERRLRVARAILYVAQGTFGECSSEAEVQAWMRYNIFLLLEVGTFNALVELLNMEIDNSAACSSAVRKPAISLADSTDLRVLLNIMYLIVETVRQEAEGDKPEWKSMRQTFRAELGAPLYNNEPFSVMLFGMVTKFCSGHAPHFPMKKVLLLLWKTVLCTLGGFEELQSMKAEKREMLGLPPLPEDSIQVIRNMRAASPPASASDLIEQQQKRGRREHKALIKQDNLDAFNERDPYKADDSREEEEENDDDNSLEGETFPLERDEVMPPPTQHPPSDRITCPKGLPWAPKVREKDIEMFLESSRSKFIGYTLGSDTNTVVGLPRPIHESIRTLKLHKYTSIAEVQVHMEEEYLRSPLSGGEEEVEQVPAEILYQGLLPSLPQYMIALLKILLAAAPTSKAKTDSINILADVLPEEMPTTVLQSMKLGVDVNRHKEIIVKAISAVLLLLLKHFKLNHIYQFEYMAQHLVFANCIPLILKFFNQNIMSYITAKNSISVLDYPYCVVHELPELTAESLEAGDNNQFCWRNLFSCINLLRILNKLTKWKHSRTMMLVVFKSAPILKRALKVKQAMMQLYVLKLLKVQTKYLGRQWRKSNMKTMSAIYQKVRHRLNDDWAYGNDLDARPWDFQAEECALRASIERFNSRRYDRAHGNPDFVPVDNCLQSVLGQRVELPEDFQLNYDLWLEREVFSRPISWEELLQ; encoded by the exons atggcggcggcgctgccccggcTCTCCCTGCCGCTCCCGCGAGAGGAGGGG GGCTATTCAGAGTCACCAGACCTGGAGTTTGAATATGCAGACACGGATAAATGGACAGCAGAGCTATCAG AACTGTACAGCTACACAGAGGGGCCAGAGTTCCTGCTCAACCGAAAATGCTTCGAGGAGGACTTCAGGATCCACA tgcGGGACAAGAAGTGGCCGGAGCTGGAGCGGACGCAGCACCGCACGCACGCCATGCGCCTGCTGGACGGGCTGGAGGTGACGGCGCGCGAGAGGCGCCTGCGCGTGGCACGCGCCATCCTCTACGTGGCACAAG GCACCTTTGGCGAGTGCAGCTCCGAGGCCGAGGTCCAGGCCTGGATGAGGTACAAcatcttcctcctgctggaagTGGGAACCTTCAACGCCTTGGTGGAGCTGCTCAACATGGAGATTGA CAACagtgcagcctgttccagtgccgtGAGGAAACCTGCCATTTCCCTGGCTGACAGCACCGACCTCAG GGTGCTGCTGAACATCATGTACCTGATTGTGGAGACTGTGCGCCAGGAGGCTGAGGGGGACAAGCCTGAGTGGAAGAGCATGAGGCAAAccttcagagcagagctgg GAGCCCCCTTGTACAACAATGAGCCCTTCTCTGTCATGCTCTTTGGGATGGTGACCAAATTCTGCAGTGGCCACGCTCCACACTTCCCCATGAAGAaggtgctgcttctgctctggaAGACTGTGCTG TGCACCCTGGGAGGGtttgaggagctgcagagcatgAAGGCAGAGAAGAGGGAGATGCTGGGCCTGCCCCCCCTGCCCGAGGACAGCATCCAGGTGATCCGCAACATGCGGGCGGCCTCCCCGCCCGCCTCCGCCTCCGACCTCAtcgagcagcagcagaagcgcGGCCGGAGGGAGCAcaag GCCCTCATTAAGCAGGATAACCTGGATGCCTTCAACGAGCGGGATCCGTACAAAGCTGATGATTCCCgcgaggaagaagaggaaaatgatgATGACAACAGCCTGGAGGGAGAGACCTTCCCCCTGGAACGGGATGAAGTGATGCCCCCCCCTACCCAGCACCCCCCCAGCGACCGCATCACCTGCCCCAaagggctgccctgggccccCAAGGTCCG GGAGAAGGACATTGAGATGTTCCTGGAGTCCAGCCGCAGCAAATTCATCGGCTACACGCTGGGCAG TGACACCAACACCGTGGTGGGCTTGCCCAGGCCCATCCATGAGAGCATCCGCACCCTGAAGCTG cacAAGTACACGTCCATTGCTGAGGTGCAGGTGCACATGGAAGAGGAGTACCTGCGCTCCCCGCTCTCAGGA GGGGAAGAGGAAGTGGAACAAGTCCCTGCAGAGATCCTGTACCAGGGcctgctgcccagcctgccccagtACATG ATTGCTCTGCTGAAGAtcctcctggctgcagcccccaccTCCAAAGCCAAGACAGACTCCATCAACATCCTGGCAGATGTCCTGCCCGAGGAGATGCC caccactgtgctgcagagcatGAAGCTGGGCGTGGATGTCAATCGGCACAAGGAGATCATTGTCAAAGccatctctgctgtgctcctgctcctgctcaaaCACTTCAAGCTCAACCACATCTACCAG TTTGAGTACATGGCCCAGCACCTGGTCTTTGCCAACTGCATCCCGCTCATCCTCAAGTTCTTCAACCAGAACATCATGTCCTACATCACTGCCAAGAACAG catctctgtgctgGACTACCCCTACTGTGTGGTGcatgagctgccagagctgacgGCTGAGAGCCTG GAAGCTGGAGACAACAACCAGTTCTGCTGGCGGAACCTCTTCTCCTGCATAAACCTCCTGCGCATCCTGAACAAGCTGACCAAGTGGAAGCATTCCCGCACCATG ATGCTGGTGGTGTTCAAGTCGGCGCCGATCCTGAAGCGGGCTCTGAAGGTGAAGCAGGCCATGATGCAGCTCTACGTGCTCAAGCTGCTCAAGGTGCAGACCAAGTACCTGGGCAGGCAGTGGAGGAAGAGCAACATGAAAACCATGTCAGCCATCTACCAGAAAGTGAGGCACCGCCTCAACGACGACTGGGCCTACGGCAATG accTGGATGCCCGTCCCTGGGATTTCCAGGCAGAGGAGTGTGCCCTGCGTGCCAGCATCGAGCGCTTCAACTCGCGGCGCTACGACCGAGCCCACGGCAACCCCGACTTCGTGCCGGTGGACAACTGCCTGCAGAGCGTGCTGGGCCAGAGGGTGGAGCTGCCCGAGGACTTCCAGCTCAACTACGACCTCTGGCTGGAGAGGGAGGTGTTCTCCCGGCCCATCTcgtgggaggagctgctgcagtga
- the STRIP1 gene encoding striatin-interacting protein 1 isoform X3 — translation MFLVPKPGSPALDLQEDEGYSESPDLEFEYADTDKWTAELSELYSYTEGPEFLLNRKCFEEDFRIHMRDKKWPELERTQHRTHAMRLLDGLEVTARERRLRVARAILYVAQGTFGECSSEAEVQAWMRYNIFLLLEVGTFNALVELLNMEIDNSAACSSAVRKPAISLADSTDLRVLLNIMYLIVETVRQEAEGDKPEWKSMRQTFRAELGAPLYNNEPFSVMLFGMVTKFCSGHAPHFPMKKVLLLLWKTVLCTLGGFEELQSMKAEKREMLGLPPLPEDSIQVIRNMRAASPPASASDLIEQQQKRGRREHKALIKQDNLDAFNERDPYKADDSREEEEENDDDNSLEGETFPLERDEVMPPPTQHPPSDRITCPKGLPWAPKVREKDIEMFLESSRSKFIGYTLGSDTNTVVGLPRPIHESIRTLKLHKYTSIAEVQVHMEEEYLRSPLSGGEEEVEQVPAEILYQGLLPSLPQYMIALLKILLAAAPTSKAKTDSINILADVLPEEMPTTVLQSMKLGVDVNRHKEIIVKAISAVLLLLLKHFKLNHIYQFEYMAQHLVFANCIPLILKFFNQNIMSYITAKNSISVLDYPYCVVHELPELTAESLEAGDNNQFCWRNLFSCINLLRILNKLTKWKHSRTMMLVVFKSAPILKRALKVKQAMMQLYVLKLLKVQTKYLGRQWRKSNMKTMSAIYQKVRHRLNDDWAYGNDLDARPWDFQAEECALRASIERFNSRRYDRAHGNPDFVPVDNCLQSVLGQRVELPEDFQLNYDLWLEREVFSRPISWEELLQ, via the exons atgttTTTGGTCCCTAAACCAGGAAGTCCAGCCCTGGATTTGCAGGAGGATGAG GGCTATTCAGAGTCACCAGACCTGGAGTTTGAATATGCAGACACGGATAAATGGACAGCAGAGCTATCAG AACTGTACAGCTACACAGAGGGGCCAGAGTTCCTGCTCAACCGAAAATGCTTCGAGGAGGACTTCAGGATCCACA tgcGGGACAAGAAGTGGCCGGAGCTGGAGCGGACGCAGCACCGCACGCACGCCATGCGCCTGCTGGACGGGCTGGAGGTGACGGCGCGCGAGAGGCGCCTGCGCGTGGCACGCGCCATCCTCTACGTGGCACAAG GCACCTTTGGCGAGTGCAGCTCCGAGGCCGAGGTCCAGGCCTGGATGAGGTACAAcatcttcctcctgctggaagTGGGAACCTTCAACGCCTTGGTGGAGCTGCTCAACATGGAGATTGA CAACagtgcagcctgttccagtgccgtGAGGAAACCTGCCATTTCCCTGGCTGACAGCACCGACCTCAG GGTGCTGCTGAACATCATGTACCTGATTGTGGAGACTGTGCGCCAGGAGGCTGAGGGGGACAAGCCTGAGTGGAAGAGCATGAGGCAAAccttcagagcagagctgg GAGCCCCCTTGTACAACAATGAGCCCTTCTCTGTCATGCTCTTTGGGATGGTGACCAAATTCTGCAGTGGCCACGCTCCACACTTCCCCATGAAGAaggtgctgcttctgctctggaAGACTGTGCTG TGCACCCTGGGAGGGtttgaggagctgcagagcatgAAGGCAGAGAAGAGGGAGATGCTGGGCCTGCCCCCCCTGCCCGAGGACAGCATCCAGGTGATCCGCAACATGCGGGCGGCCTCCCCGCCCGCCTCCGCCTCCGACCTCAtcgagcagcagcagaagcgcGGCCGGAGGGAGCAcaag GCCCTCATTAAGCAGGATAACCTGGATGCCTTCAACGAGCGGGATCCGTACAAAGCTGATGATTCCCgcgaggaagaagaggaaaatgatgATGACAACAGCCTGGAGGGAGAGACCTTCCCCCTGGAACGGGATGAAGTGATGCCCCCCCCTACCCAGCACCCCCCCAGCGACCGCATCACCTGCCCCAaagggctgccctgggccccCAAGGTCCG GGAGAAGGACATTGAGATGTTCCTGGAGTCCAGCCGCAGCAAATTCATCGGCTACACGCTGGGCAG TGACACCAACACCGTGGTGGGCTTGCCCAGGCCCATCCATGAGAGCATCCGCACCCTGAAGCTG cacAAGTACACGTCCATTGCTGAGGTGCAGGTGCACATGGAAGAGGAGTACCTGCGCTCCCCGCTCTCAGGA GGGGAAGAGGAAGTGGAACAAGTCCCTGCAGAGATCCTGTACCAGGGcctgctgcccagcctgccccagtACATG ATTGCTCTGCTGAAGAtcctcctggctgcagcccccaccTCCAAAGCCAAGACAGACTCCATCAACATCCTGGCAGATGTCCTGCCCGAGGAGATGCC caccactgtgctgcagagcatGAAGCTGGGCGTGGATGTCAATCGGCACAAGGAGATCATTGTCAAAGccatctctgctgtgctcctgctcctgctcaaaCACTTCAAGCTCAACCACATCTACCAG TTTGAGTACATGGCCCAGCACCTGGTCTTTGCCAACTGCATCCCGCTCATCCTCAAGTTCTTCAACCAGAACATCATGTCCTACATCACTGCCAAGAACAG catctctgtgctgGACTACCCCTACTGTGTGGTGcatgagctgccagagctgacgGCTGAGAGCCTG GAAGCTGGAGACAACAACCAGTTCTGCTGGCGGAACCTCTTCTCCTGCATAAACCTCCTGCGCATCCTGAACAAGCTGACCAAGTGGAAGCATTCCCGCACCATG ATGCTGGTGGTGTTCAAGTCGGCGCCGATCCTGAAGCGGGCTCTGAAGGTGAAGCAGGCCATGATGCAGCTCTACGTGCTCAAGCTGCTCAAGGTGCAGACCAAGTACCTGGGCAGGCAGTGGAGGAAGAGCAACATGAAAACCATGTCAGCCATCTACCAGAAAGTGAGGCACCGCCTCAACGACGACTGGGCCTACGGCAATG accTGGATGCCCGTCCCTGGGATTTCCAGGCAGAGGAGTGTGCCCTGCGTGCCAGCATCGAGCGCTTCAACTCGCGGCGCTACGACCGAGCCCACGGCAACCCCGACTTCGTGCCGGTGGACAACTGCCTGCAGAGCGTGCTGGGCCAGAGGGTGGAGCTGCCCGAGGACTTCCAGCTCAACTACGACCTCTGGCTGGAGAGGGAGGTGTTCTCCCGGCCCATCTcgtgggaggagctgctgcagtga
- the STRIP1 gene encoding striatin-interacting protein 1 isoform X1, whose protein sequence is MEPSGAPGPGPVPVPGNNKGRGGAAAPGRGRDLARPPRKDSEGYSESPDLEFEYADTDKWTAELSELYSYTEGPEFLLNRKCFEEDFRIHMRDKKWPELERTQHRTHAMRLLDGLEVTARERRLRVARAILYVAQGTFGECSSEAEVQAWMRYNIFLLLEVGTFNALVELLNMEIDNSAACSSAVRKPAISLADSTDLRVLLNIMYLIVETVRQEAEGDKPEWKSMRQTFRAELGAPLYNNEPFSVMLFGMVTKFCSGHAPHFPMKKVLLLLWKTVLCTLGGFEELQSMKAEKREMLGLPPLPEDSIQVIRNMRAASPPASASDLIEQQQKRGRREHKALIKQDNLDAFNERDPYKADDSREEEEENDDDNSLEGETFPLERDEVMPPPTQHPPSDRITCPKGLPWAPKVREKDIEMFLESSRSKFIGYTLGSDTNTVVGLPRPIHESIRTLKLHKYTSIAEVQVHMEEEYLRSPLSGGEEEVEQVPAEILYQGLLPSLPQYMIALLKILLAAAPTSKAKTDSINILADVLPEEMPTTVLQSMKLGVDVNRHKEIIVKAISAVLLLLLKHFKLNHIYQFEYMAQHLVFANCIPLILKFFNQNIMSYITAKNSISVLDYPYCVVHELPELTAESLEAGDNNQFCWRNLFSCINLLRILNKLTKWKHSRTMMLVVFKSAPILKRALKVKQAMMQLYVLKLLKVQTKYLGRQWRKSNMKTMSAIYQKVRHRLNDDWAYGNDLDARPWDFQAEECALRASIERFNSRRYDRAHGNPDFVPVDNCLQSVLGQRVELPEDFQLNYDLWLEREVFSRPISWEELLQ, encoded by the exons ATGGAGCCGAGTGgcgcccccgggccgggccctgTCCCGGTCCCGGGGAACAACAAGGGccgcggcggggcggccgcgccCGGGAGGGGCCGCGACTTGGCCCGGCCGCCGCGCAAGGACTCCGAG GGCTATTCAGAGTCACCAGACCTGGAGTTTGAATATGCAGACACGGATAAATGGACAGCAGAGCTATCAG AACTGTACAGCTACACAGAGGGGCCAGAGTTCCTGCTCAACCGAAAATGCTTCGAGGAGGACTTCAGGATCCACA tgcGGGACAAGAAGTGGCCGGAGCTGGAGCGGACGCAGCACCGCACGCACGCCATGCGCCTGCTGGACGGGCTGGAGGTGACGGCGCGCGAGAGGCGCCTGCGCGTGGCACGCGCCATCCTCTACGTGGCACAAG GCACCTTTGGCGAGTGCAGCTCCGAGGCCGAGGTCCAGGCCTGGATGAGGTACAAcatcttcctcctgctggaagTGGGAACCTTCAACGCCTTGGTGGAGCTGCTCAACATGGAGATTGA CAACagtgcagcctgttccagtgccgtGAGGAAACCTGCCATTTCCCTGGCTGACAGCACCGACCTCAG GGTGCTGCTGAACATCATGTACCTGATTGTGGAGACTGTGCGCCAGGAGGCTGAGGGGGACAAGCCTGAGTGGAAGAGCATGAGGCAAAccttcagagcagagctgg GAGCCCCCTTGTACAACAATGAGCCCTTCTCTGTCATGCTCTTTGGGATGGTGACCAAATTCTGCAGTGGCCACGCTCCACACTTCCCCATGAAGAaggtgctgcttctgctctggaAGACTGTGCTG TGCACCCTGGGAGGGtttgaggagctgcagagcatgAAGGCAGAGAAGAGGGAGATGCTGGGCCTGCCCCCCCTGCCCGAGGACAGCATCCAGGTGATCCGCAACATGCGGGCGGCCTCCCCGCCCGCCTCCGCCTCCGACCTCAtcgagcagcagcagaagcgcGGCCGGAGGGAGCAcaag GCCCTCATTAAGCAGGATAACCTGGATGCCTTCAACGAGCGGGATCCGTACAAAGCTGATGATTCCCgcgaggaagaagaggaaaatgatgATGACAACAGCCTGGAGGGAGAGACCTTCCCCCTGGAACGGGATGAAGTGATGCCCCCCCCTACCCAGCACCCCCCCAGCGACCGCATCACCTGCCCCAaagggctgccctgggccccCAAGGTCCG GGAGAAGGACATTGAGATGTTCCTGGAGTCCAGCCGCAGCAAATTCATCGGCTACACGCTGGGCAG TGACACCAACACCGTGGTGGGCTTGCCCAGGCCCATCCATGAGAGCATCCGCACCCTGAAGCTG cacAAGTACACGTCCATTGCTGAGGTGCAGGTGCACATGGAAGAGGAGTACCTGCGCTCCCCGCTCTCAGGA GGGGAAGAGGAAGTGGAACAAGTCCCTGCAGAGATCCTGTACCAGGGcctgctgcccagcctgccccagtACATG ATTGCTCTGCTGAAGAtcctcctggctgcagcccccaccTCCAAAGCCAAGACAGACTCCATCAACATCCTGGCAGATGTCCTGCCCGAGGAGATGCC caccactgtgctgcagagcatGAAGCTGGGCGTGGATGTCAATCGGCACAAGGAGATCATTGTCAAAGccatctctgctgtgctcctgctcctgctcaaaCACTTCAAGCTCAACCACATCTACCAG TTTGAGTACATGGCCCAGCACCTGGTCTTTGCCAACTGCATCCCGCTCATCCTCAAGTTCTTCAACCAGAACATCATGTCCTACATCACTGCCAAGAACAG catctctgtgctgGACTACCCCTACTGTGTGGTGcatgagctgccagagctgacgGCTGAGAGCCTG GAAGCTGGAGACAACAACCAGTTCTGCTGGCGGAACCTCTTCTCCTGCATAAACCTCCTGCGCATCCTGAACAAGCTGACCAAGTGGAAGCATTCCCGCACCATG ATGCTGGTGGTGTTCAAGTCGGCGCCGATCCTGAAGCGGGCTCTGAAGGTGAAGCAGGCCATGATGCAGCTCTACGTGCTCAAGCTGCTCAAGGTGCAGACCAAGTACCTGGGCAGGCAGTGGAGGAAGAGCAACATGAAAACCATGTCAGCCATCTACCAGAAAGTGAGGCACCGCCTCAACGACGACTGGGCCTACGGCAATG accTGGATGCCCGTCCCTGGGATTTCCAGGCAGAGGAGTGTGCCCTGCGTGCCAGCATCGAGCGCTTCAACTCGCGGCGCTACGACCGAGCCCACGGCAACCCCGACTTCGTGCCGGTGGACAACTGCCTGCAGAGCGTGCTGGGCCAGAGGGTGGAGCTGCCCGAGGACTTCCAGCTCAACTACGACCTCTGGCTGGAGAGGGAGGTGTTCTCCCGGCCCATCTcgtgggaggagctgctgcagtga
- the STRIP1 gene encoding striatin-interacting protein 1 isoform X2: MEPSGAPGPGPVPVPGNNKGRGGAAAPGRGRDLARPPRKDSEGYSESPDLEFEYADTDKWTAELSELYSYTEGPEFLLNRKCFEEDFRIHMRDKKWPELERTQHRTHAMRLLDGLEVTARERRLRVARAILYVAQGTFGECSSEAEVQAWMRYNIFLLLEVGTFNALVELLNMEIDAACSSAVRKPAISLADSTDLRVLLNIMYLIVETVRQEAEGDKPEWKSMRQTFRAELGAPLYNNEPFSVMLFGMVTKFCSGHAPHFPMKKVLLLLWKTVLCTLGGFEELQSMKAEKREMLGLPPLPEDSIQVIRNMRAASPPASASDLIEQQQKRGRREHKALIKQDNLDAFNERDPYKADDSREEEEENDDDNSLEGETFPLERDEVMPPPTQHPPSDRITCPKGLPWAPKVREKDIEMFLESSRSKFIGYTLGSDTNTVVGLPRPIHESIRTLKLHKYTSIAEVQVHMEEEYLRSPLSGGEEEVEQVPAEILYQGLLPSLPQYMIALLKILLAAAPTSKAKTDSINILADVLPEEMPTTVLQSMKLGVDVNRHKEIIVKAISAVLLLLLKHFKLNHIYQFEYMAQHLVFANCIPLILKFFNQNIMSYITAKNSISVLDYPYCVVHELPELTAESLEAGDNNQFCWRNLFSCINLLRILNKLTKWKHSRTMMLVVFKSAPILKRALKVKQAMMQLYVLKLLKVQTKYLGRQWRKSNMKTMSAIYQKVRHRLNDDWAYGNDLDARPWDFQAEECALRASIERFNSRRYDRAHGNPDFVPVDNCLQSVLGQRVELPEDFQLNYDLWLEREVFSRPISWEELLQ, encoded by the exons ATGGAGCCGAGTGgcgcccccgggccgggccctgTCCCGGTCCCGGGGAACAACAAGGGccgcggcggggcggccgcgccCGGGAGGGGCCGCGACTTGGCCCGGCCGCCGCGCAAGGACTCCGAG GGCTATTCAGAGTCACCAGACCTGGAGTTTGAATATGCAGACACGGATAAATGGACAGCAGAGCTATCAG AACTGTACAGCTACACAGAGGGGCCAGAGTTCCTGCTCAACCGAAAATGCTTCGAGGAGGACTTCAGGATCCACA tgcGGGACAAGAAGTGGCCGGAGCTGGAGCGGACGCAGCACCGCACGCACGCCATGCGCCTGCTGGACGGGCTGGAGGTGACGGCGCGCGAGAGGCGCCTGCGCGTGGCACGCGCCATCCTCTACGTGGCACAAG GCACCTTTGGCGAGTGCAGCTCCGAGGCCGAGGTCCAGGCCTGGATGAGGTACAAcatcttcctcctgctggaagTGGGAACCTTCAACGCCTTGGTGGAGCTGCTCAACATGGAGATTGA tgcagcctgttccagtgccgtGAGGAAACCTGCCATTTCCCTGGCTGACAGCACCGACCTCAG GGTGCTGCTGAACATCATGTACCTGATTGTGGAGACTGTGCGCCAGGAGGCTGAGGGGGACAAGCCTGAGTGGAAGAGCATGAGGCAAAccttcagagcagagctgg GAGCCCCCTTGTACAACAATGAGCCCTTCTCTGTCATGCTCTTTGGGATGGTGACCAAATTCTGCAGTGGCCACGCTCCACACTTCCCCATGAAGAaggtgctgcttctgctctggaAGACTGTGCTG TGCACCCTGGGAGGGtttgaggagctgcagagcatgAAGGCAGAGAAGAGGGAGATGCTGGGCCTGCCCCCCCTGCCCGAGGACAGCATCCAGGTGATCCGCAACATGCGGGCGGCCTCCCCGCCCGCCTCCGCCTCCGACCTCAtcgagcagcagcagaagcgcGGCCGGAGGGAGCAcaag GCCCTCATTAAGCAGGATAACCTGGATGCCTTCAACGAGCGGGATCCGTACAAAGCTGATGATTCCCgcgaggaagaagaggaaaatgatgATGACAACAGCCTGGAGGGAGAGACCTTCCCCCTGGAACGGGATGAAGTGATGCCCCCCCCTACCCAGCACCCCCCCAGCGACCGCATCACCTGCCCCAaagggctgccctgggccccCAAGGTCCG GGAGAAGGACATTGAGATGTTCCTGGAGTCCAGCCGCAGCAAATTCATCGGCTACACGCTGGGCAG TGACACCAACACCGTGGTGGGCTTGCCCAGGCCCATCCATGAGAGCATCCGCACCCTGAAGCTG cacAAGTACACGTCCATTGCTGAGGTGCAGGTGCACATGGAAGAGGAGTACCTGCGCTCCCCGCTCTCAGGA GGGGAAGAGGAAGTGGAACAAGTCCCTGCAGAGATCCTGTACCAGGGcctgctgcccagcctgccccagtACATG ATTGCTCTGCTGAAGAtcctcctggctgcagcccccaccTCCAAAGCCAAGACAGACTCCATCAACATCCTGGCAGATGTCCTGCCCGAGGAGATGCC caccactgtgctgcagagcatGAAGCTGGGCGTGGATGTCAATCGGCACAAGGAGATCATTGTCAAAGccatctctgctgtgctcctgctcctgctcaaaCACTTCAAGCTCAACCACATCTACCAG TTTGAGTACATGGCCCAGCACCTGGTCTTTGCCAACTGCATCCCGCTCATCCTCAAGTTCTTCAACCAGAACATCATGTCCTACATCACTGCCAAGAACAG catctctgtgctgGACTACCCCTACTGTGTGGTGcatgagctgccagagctgacgGCTGAGAGCCTG GAAGCTGGAGACAACAACCAGTTCTGCTGGCGGAACCTCTTCTCCTGCATAAACCTCCTGCGCATCCTGAACAAGCTGACCAAGTGGAAGCATTCCCGCACCATG ATGCTGGTGGTGTTCAAGTCGGCGCCGATCCTGAAGCGGGCTCTGAAGGTGAAGCAGGCCATGATGCAGCTCTACGTGCTCAAGCTGCTCAAGGTGCAGACCAAGTACCTGGGCAGGCAGTGGAGGAAGAGCAACATGAAAACCATGTCAGCCATCTACCAGAAAGTGAGGCACCGCCTCAACGACGACTGGGCCTACGGCAATG accTGGATGCCCGTCCCTGGGATTTCCAGGCAGAGGAGTGTGCCCTGCGTGCCAGCATCGAGCGCTTCAACTCGCGGCGCTACGACCGAGCCCACGGCAACCCCGACTTCGTGCCGGTGGACAACTGCCTGCAGAGCGTGCTGGGCCAGAGGGTGGAGCTGCCCGAGGACTTCCAGCTCAACTACGACCTCTGGCTGGAGAGGGAGGTGTTCTCCCGGCCCATCTcgtgggaggagctgctgcagtga